A single window of Sulfurovum sp. UBA12169 DNA harbors:
- a CDS encoding TIGR00341 family protein, whose amino-acid sequence MTEQNEQKTLFKQKQLSENEKSLPQANTDQYLKNSIAAKDVYILLTQNTNQEALLEFQQFFKTHYKKELQLELLEPEKIYHEPNAMYFLYTDDAAIKNFLKTHKEETLNIAILPHDACKETLLHYGISKDIYEATEDALNEKLRINDQLLLCNGEVVFQKVSIGNVQNLSKNVFESSLYSNIKEFFNNLKNLRYQAVTLQTATEQKIYTVISGILVLEDYMIFNTLKTMGSTSFHDGKLNALIIAPKSLMSYIYHLAAIFFYHKFSWGNLPKNIGFISTSKLNIESSKPFDFTIDNTALSAKTIELEIFPSNLTVGYGKSLESYIAQTEEENPSETVSINHLPKGEMRELLISGKVPFLKKASDEDIKEALISIKESAKISSIFIALMILSTLLATVGIFQDSTPTVIGAMILAPLMAPIISLSMGIVRSNKTITQSATVTLALGILSALFFSFALTFFMPLDIMTSQMSSRINPNLLDLFVAIFSGIAGAYASSKEEVAKSLAGVAIAIALVPPLAVTGIGIGWGELSMIYGSFLLFLTNLFGMILAASLTFVILGYAPVQRAKKGLVMPAIMLAAVSIPLIFSFYSLMLQSSDYAKLNKIKELSMKGQKIELNILAIQSSTKNKAVIECEVSADSHLDQEAYQALGAELSKRLQKKVTLHIVPKIVIKQE is encoded by the coding sequence ATGACAGAGCAAAACGAACAAAAAACCCTTTTCAAGCAAAAACAACTATCTGAAAACGAAAAAAGCCTCCCTCAAGCCAATACGGACCAATATTTAAAAAATAGTATTGCCGCAAAAGATGTATATATCTTGCTGACGCAGAACACAAACCAAGAAGCGCTTCTTGAATTTCAACAATTTTTTAAAACCCATTACAAAAAAGAGCTACAGCTTGAACTTTTGGAGCCAGAAAAAATCTATCACGAGCCTAATGCAATGTATTTTCTTTATACGGATGATGCAGCAATAAAGAATTTTCTTAAAACCCATAAAGAAGAAACACTCAATATTGCCATACTGCCCCATGATGCATGCAAAGAAACGCTTCTTCACTACGGCATCTCAAAAGATATTTACGAAGCAACCGAAGACGCCTTGAACGAAAAACTGCGCATCAATGATCAACTGCTGCTATGCAACGGAGAGGTCGTATTTCAAAAAGTTTCTATCGGCAATGTGCAAAACCTAAGCAAAAACGTTTTTGAGAGCTCTTTGTACAGCAATATTAAGGAATTTTTTAACAATCTAAAAAACCTCCGCTATCAGGCCGTTACACTGCAAACCGCCACAGAGCAAAAGATATACACAGTAATAAGCGGGATACTGGTGCTGGAAGATTATATGATCTTCAACACGCTAAAAACCATGGGCAGCACTTCTTTTCATGACGGAAAGCTCAACGCCCTAATCATAGCGCCAAAAAGCTTGATGTCTTATATTTATCATCTGGCAGCTATTTTTTTCTATCATAAATTTTCATGGGGAAACCTCCCAAAAAACATAGGATTTATCTCGACTTCAAAACTCAACATCGAAAGCAGCAAACCGTTTGATTTTACGATCGACAATACCGCATTGAGCGCCAAAACGATCGAACTGGAGATTTTTCCCTCAAATCTTACCGTCGGCTATGGGAAAAGCCTCGAATCATACATCGCACAAACAGAAGAAGAAAACCCAAGCGAAACCGTCAGTATCAACCATTTGCCCAAGGGAGAAATGAGAGAACTGCTTATCTCGGGAAAAGTTCCTTTCCTGAAAAAAGCAAGTGACGAAGATATCAAAGAAGCACTTATAAGTATCAAAGAGAGTGCTAAAATCTCCTCTATATTTATTGCTTTAATGATCTTAAGTACCCTGCTCGCGACAGTCGGCATCTTTCAGGACTCAACTCCCACAGTTATCGGAGCTATGATATTGGCTCCTTTGATGGCGCCTATCATCTCATTGTCCATGGGGATTGTGCGAAGCAACAAAACGATCACTCAAAGTGCCACCGTTACGTTGGCACTTGGTATTCTAAGTGCGCTGTTCTTCTCTTTTGCATTGACTTTTTTCATGCCTCTTGACATCATGACTTCACAAATGAGTTCACGCATCAATCCAAATCTGCTTGATCTCTTTGTAGCTATTTTTTCGGGTATTGCCGGTGCGTATGCAAGCTCGAAAGAAGAAGTGGCAAAATCGCTGGCCGGCGTAGCGATCGCTATCGCTTTGGTGCCGCCGCTTGCCGTTACGGGGATTGGGATTGGCTGGGGAGAGCTTTCGATGATCTACGGTTCTTTCTTGCTTTTTTTAACCAACCTTTTTGGCATGATCCTTGCCGCTTCTTTGACGTTTGTAATTTTGGGGTATGCTCCCGTCCAGCGCGCCAAAAAAGGTTTAGTTATGCCTGCGATCATGCTTGCTGCTGTGAGCATTCCGTTGATTTTTTCCTTTTATTCGCTTATGCTTCAAAGCAGCGATTATGCAAAACTCAATAAAATAAAAGAACTTTCCATGAAAGGGCAAAAAATAGAACTCAATATTCTTGCGATCCAGTCTTCGACCAAAAACAAAGCCGTCATTGAGTGTGAAGTAAGCGCCGATTCGCATTTGGATCAAGAAGCGTATCAAGCGCTTGGAGCGGAGCTCTCAAAAAGACTCCAAAAAAAAGTTACGCTGCATATTGTTCCAAAAATCGTAATTAAGCAAGAATGA
- a CDS encoding copper-translocating P-type ATPase produces the protein MKTDPVCGMDVPDDSKYSYRYKDKDYRFCSEHCLLKFKNSPHKYLDKKEGTSYCLDDEACPITADTSKILYTCPMHPEVAQDHPGSCPKCGMALEPIMPSPDEKNEELKEMSRRFWISAALTLPVFILAMSLDMLPSMPHKDISMRGIQIIEFVLATPVVFWGGWPFFVRAVKSLRTMNLNMFTLIALGVSAAWLYSVTALFMPHLFPPQMRSADGSVHVYFEAASVITALVLLGQVLELRARLRTNEAIKLLLSLAPKSARILKDDGSEADIPLKNVHVGDVLRVRPGEKVPLDGIVLEGMSNVDESMVTGEPLAVKKFAGEKVIGATLNTTGSFVMRAQKVGSDTLLAQIIEMVSQAQRSRAPIQKLADTVAAYFVPAVVFIALLTFMLWWMLGPEPRIAYSVVSAVSVLIIACPCALGLATPISVMVATGRGAASGVLIKDARALEIMEKVDTLVVDKTGTLTEGKPRLTNVYAEAGFDETELLYLAASLEQASEHPLSQAIVEGAQAGNIKPAKADHFESISGMGIVGEVEGRKVAIGNAKLMQSLNIEAHQLSHKTDKERAKGKIVILVAIDLKPAGFLSVVDPLKESTPRTIKELHRQGIRIVMVSGDNRATAQTVAKELNIDEVHAEVLPQQKAQIIKELQSKGYIVAMAGDGINDAPSLAASHIGIAMGTGTDVAIQSADITLLNGDLNGIVRARTLSRQTMKNIRQNLFFAFFYNSVGIPIAAGVLYPCFGLLLSPMIAAAAMSFSSVSVIGNSLRLKNIRL, from the coding sequence ATGAAAACCGATCCGGTTTGCGGGATGGATGTCCCTGATGATTCCAAATACTCTTACCGATATAAAGATAAAGATTACCGCTTCTGTTCTGAGCATTGTCTTCTCAAGTTTAAAAATTCTCCGCATAAGTATTTGGACAAAAAAGAGGGTACTTCTTACTGCTTGGACGATGAAGCTTGTCCTATAACCGCCGATACTTCAAAAATACTATATACCTGCCCTATGCATCCGGAAGTGGCACAAGATCATCCGGGTTCATGTCCCAAATGCGGTATGGCATTGGAACCTATTATGCCAAGCCCGGATGAGAAGAACGAAGAGCTTAAGGAGATGAGCCGCCGCTTTTGGATAAGCGCTGCACTTACGCTGCCCGTTTTCATACTTGCCATGAGCCTCGATATGCTCCCTTCCATGCCGCATAAAGATATAAGCATGAGGGGAATTCAGATCATAGAATTTGTGCTTGCCACACCGGTGGTCTTTTGGGGAGGCTGGCCTTTTTTTGTCCGAGCCGTCAAATCACTTCGCACGATGAACTTGAATATGTTTACCCTGATAGCTCTGGGCGTATCCGCGGCATGGCTCTATAGCGTAACGGCGCTTTTTATGCCTCATCTTTTCCCGCCGCAGATGAGGAGTGCAGACGGATCGGTGCATGTATATTTTGAAGCGGCTTCTGTCATAACGGCTTTAGTGCTTTTAGGTCAGGTTCTTGAACTGCGCGCCCGTTTGCGGACAAACGAAGCCATAAAGCTGCTCTTAAGTCTTGCTCCAAAGAGCGCACGCATTTTAAAAGATGACGGCAGCGAGGCGGATATCCCTCTAAAAAACGTACATGTGGGGGATGTTTTGCGCGTACGCCCCGGAGAGAAGGTTCCCCTTGACGGTATTGTGCTAGAAGGCATGAGCAACGTCGATGAGTCCATGGTCACAGGTGAGCCTTTGGCTGTTAAAAAATTTGCGGGAGAGAAGGTGATAGGCGCCACCCTCAACACTACGGGAAGCTTTGTGATGAGAGCGCAAAAAGTAGGTTCTGATACTCTGCTTGCACAAATCATAGAGATGGTTTCCCAGGCGCAGCGCTCGCGCGCTCCCATCCAAAAACTGGCCGATACTGTGGCGGCATACTTTGTACCTGCGGTAGTTTTCATAGCGCTTCTTACCTTCATGCTTTGGTGGATGCTCGGTCCTGAACCCAGGATAGCATACTCCGTAGTGAGTGCCGTCTCCGTGCTTATCATAGCTTGTCCGTGTGCGCTCGGGCTTGCTACCCCTATCTCCGTAATGGTTGCGACGGGCCGGGGCGCTGCTAGCGGAGTCTTGATAAAAGATGCCCGTGCGCTAGAGATCATGGAAAAGGTAGATACTCTGGTGGTGGACAAAACCGGAACTTTGACCGAAGGAAAGCCGAGACTGACCAATGTATATGCAGAAGCGGGATTTGACGAGACTGAACTTTTGTATCTTGCGGCAAGTTTGGAACAAGCCAGCGAACATCCGCTCTCTCAAGCCATTGTTGAAGGTGCACAAGCCGGAAATATCAAACCCGCAAAGGCCGATCATTTTGAATCTATCAGCGGAATGGGCATTGTCGGAGAGGTTGAGGGAAGGAAAGTAGCCATAGGCAATGCCAAACTTATGCAGAGTTTAAATATAGAAGCACATCAATTGTCACACAAAACGGATAAGGAGCGTGCCAAAGGGAAGATAGTCATACTCGTCGCGATAGATTTAAAACCGGCAGGTTTTTTATCTGTCGTAGATCCCCTTAAAGAATCAACTCCAAGAACCATAAAAGAGCTGCACAGACAAGGCATAAGGATTGTCATGGTAAGCGGAGACAATCGCGCAACCGCCCAAACTGTCGCCAAAGAGCTAAATATAGATGAAGTCCACGCGGAGGTACTGCCGCAGCAAAAAGCACAAATCATCAAAGAGCTTCAATCAAAAGGATATATCGTCGCAATGGCGGGGGACGGTATCAACGATGCTCCTTCTCTTGCCGCGTCGCATATAGGTATCGCGATGGGAACCGGTACCGATGTGGCGATACAAAGCGCTGACATTACGTTGCTCAATGGAGACCTAAACGGCATAGTAAGAGCAAGGACCCTAAGCAGACAAACGATGAAAAACATAAGACAAAACCTATTTTTTGCCTTTTTTTACAACTCGGTCGGCATTCCTATCGCAGCGGGAGTCCTTTACCCGTGCTTCGGGCTTCTTCTCTCGCCGATGATAGCGGCAGCGGCTATGAGTTTTAGTTCAGTCTCGGTCATAGGCAATTCGTTGAGGCTTAAAAATATACGGCTCTAA
- the amrS gene encoding AmmeMemoRadiSam system radical SAM enzyme gives MTQTKPMQYYKKEEGKERIICLLCRHYCKLKEGQTGICGVNKNVGGELKTLVYGHPVAINLDPIEKKPIYHMLPGSKALSFGTVGCNFRCPFCQNWDISQETNINESIEVSPQKMVDLALENGASSIAYTYNEPTIFYPYAKDIGMIAKEKGLKNIFVSNGFESPEVIQDMASWLDAANIDLKSWDDAYYKKVLKGGLEAVKDTLRLMVKEGIWVEVTTLLIEGENDRDQDLKEMAEFIANDLGKHVPWHLSAFHPDYKMMDHERTKLETLQRAKEIGKKAGLYYIYMGNVPVHGDTHCPQCGELLVDRTGYSVVINNLQDGHCPKCTRVIEGVWK, from the coding sequence ATGACTCAAACCAAACCAATGCAATATTATAAAAAAGAAGAAGGAAAAGAGAGAATCATTTGTTTGCTGTGCAGGCATTACTGCAAACTCAAAGAGGGGCAGACCGGTATTTGCGGTGTCAACAAAAATGTCGGTGGCGAGCTTAAAACATTGGTGTACGGCCACCCCGTTGCTATCAATCTTGACCCCATAGAGAAAAAACCGATCTACCATATGCTGCCAGGATCCAAAGCACTTTCTTTTGGGACGGTAGGGTGCAACTTCAGGTGCCCGTTCTGTCAAAACTGGGATATCTCCCAAGAGACAAATATCAATGAATCTATTGAAGTCAGCCCTCAAAAAATGGTTGATCTGGCTTTGGAAAATGGTGCTTCATCGATCGCCTATACTTACAATGAACCTACGATCTTTTACCCTTATGCCAAAGATATCGGCATGATTGCCAAAGAAAAAGGATTGAAAAATATCTTTGTAAGCAACGGTTTTGAATCCCCTGAAGTGATCCAAGATATGGCAAGCTGGCTGGATGCAGCCAATATTGATCTTAAAAGCTGGGATGATGCGTACTACAAGAAGGTGCTCAAAGGAGGGCTTGAAGCGGTTAAAGATACCCTCAGGCTCATGGTAAAAGAAGGCATATGGGTGGAGGTAACCACGCTTTTGATCGAAGGCGAAAATGACAGAGATCAGGATCTTAAAGAGATGGCAGAGTTCATTGCCAATGATTTAGGGAAGCATGTGCCATGGCATCTTAGCGCTTTTCATCCTGACTATAAAATGATGGATCATGAGCGCACCAAACTCGAAACTCTTCAGCGCGCCAAAGAGATCGGCAAAAAAGCAGGGCTATATTATATCTATATGGGCAATGTTCCCGTGCACGGCGATACCCATTGTCCCCAGTGCGGTGAATTGCTTGTAGACCGTACCGGATATTCGGTTGTTATAAACAATCTGCAAGACGGTCATTGTCCAAAATGCACAAGAGTGATAGAGGGGGTATGGAAATGA
- the amrB gene encoding AmmeMemoRadiSam system protein B, which produces MSTRKTSVCGQFYPSSPQEIKEMFEHYNKILDEHLSNKALFDKKPRAIIVPHAGYVYSAFTANIAFRILKNSHAKRIVVIGPSHRVYLKGTSISEYDRYETPFGYLQIDVLLVDTLKKRFGFSYIPEAHHEHSTEVQMPFVATYDKEAVVVELVYGDESPLRLAKVIEYLLQDTDTAVVISTDLSHYYDINKAKRLDGICLEAVQNLDADMLHQGCEACGKIGIEAMLITAKNIGLKPILLDYRTSADASGDDSAVVGYMSAAFVEQEQ; this is translated from the coding sequence ATGAGCACAAGAAAAACATCGGTTTGCGGGCAGTTTTATCCTTCAAGCCCTCAAGAGATCAAAGAGATGTTTGAACATTACAATAAGATACTCGATGAGCATTTGAGCAATAAGGCGCTTTTTGATAAAAAACCAAGAGCCATTATCGTGCCGCATGCAGGGTATGTCTATTCGGCCTTTACGGCCAATATTGCCTTTAGAATACTGAAAAACAGCCATGCAAAACGGATCGTCGTGATTGGCCCAAGCCACAGAGTGTATTTAAAAGGAACAAGTATATCTGAGTACGATCGGTATGAAACGCCGTTTGGGTACTTGCAGATAGATGTCTTACTCGTTGATACGCTTAAAAAAAGATTTGGATTTTCTTACATACCTGAAGCGCATCATGAACATAGTACGGAAGTACAAATGCCTTTTGTAGCAACGTATGACAAGGAAGCTGTGGTGGTGGAGTTGGTATATGGCGATGAATCTCCTTTGAGATTGGCAAAAGTCATTGAGTATCTTTTGCAGGATACCGATACAGCGGTGGTTATCAGCACTGATCTTAGCCATTATTATGATATCAATAAAGCCAAGCGCCTTGACGGTATCTGCCTGGAAGCTGTACAAAATCTTGATGCGGATATGCTGCATCAAGGATGTGAAGCGTGCGGTAAAATAGGAATCGAAGCTATGCTGATCACGGCTAAAAATATCGGACTTAAACCGATCTTGCTGGATTATCGTACCAGTGCCGATGCAAGCGGGGATGATTCCGCAGTCGTGGGGTACATGAGTGCGGCTTTTGTGGAGCAAGAGCAATGA
- the pcm gene encoding protein-L-isoaspartate O-methyltransferase, with protein MKNLQQLVNSMISSGVLKNPRIIDAFETIDRKYFIPEEFEEYTYVDAPLPIGKNQTISQPTTVAFMLELLSPQDGNRILDIGSGSGWTVALLCYLTGHKGSVVGLERIDELAEMGQNNISKFKFDSPCTIEKSGETLGKPGDKFDRILVSASAEELPEELLDQLEIGGILVIPIQNSIFLYQKISEHEIKQQEYPGFAFVPLIYRSK; from the coding sequence ATGAAAAATCTTCAACAACTTGTCAATTCAATGATCTCTTCGGGTGTTTTGAAAAATCCTCGGATCATTGATGCGTTTGAAACGATAGACAGAAAATATTTCATTCCTGAAGAATTTGAAGAGTATACCTATGTTGATGCGCCGCTTCCCATAGGCAAAAACCAGACAATATCCCAGCCGACGACGGTTGCATTTATGCTGGAACTGTTAAGTCCCCAAGACGGCAACAGGATACTCGATATCGGATCAGGATCTGGGTGGACGGTGGCTTTGCTGTGCTATTTGACCGGGCATAAAGGAAGTGTAGTGGGACTGGAGAGAATCGATGAGCTTGCAGAAATGGGTCAAAATAATATTTCGAAATTTAAATTTGACAGCCCTTGCACCATAGAAAAATCCGGCGAAACGCTCGGAAAACCCGGAGATAAATTTGACAGAATCCTTGTTTCTGCCAGCGCAGAGGAGCTTCCCGAAGAGTTGCTTGATCAGCTGGAAATCGGCGGCATTTTGGTCATCCCGATACAAAATTCGATTTTTCTATATCAAAAAATATCAGAACACGAGATCAAACAGCAAGAGTATCCCGGCTTTGCGTTTGTGCCGTTGATTTATCGTTCCAAATAA
- a CDS encoding murein transglycosylase, which translates to MKFFKQFLLIFLAPLFLIANDDRPPVPYDFLAKKEVRSFVDMMTKKHRFKRSYVESVLKDAKLDRDTLNRYTGRYKVGSTNGSWERYKAHVLDPLTLQKAKKFKKKYAKILARASKEYEVPAEYIVGFIGVESKFGEYTGDYRTLDALATLAFHPNRMKTFFKNEFEHLFLMAREQGYDITRLQGSFAGAMGCVQQVPSVYRTFGMDYSKDGKKDPWDLKDCIGIIARFMHQNGWKNGLPAAVGTDFKGKRYRGKLQATHRKTYPVQTLKNYGIHPRETFRESSAYLLLTSNASHDDLWLGGRNFRVLTRYNNAATYGMAIHLIAEAVK; encoded by the coding sequence TTGAAGTTTTTTAAACAATTTTTACTCATCTTTTTGGCTCCGCTCTTCTTGATTGCCAATGATGACAGGCCGCCTGTTCCCTATGATTTTCTGGCAAAAAAAGAGGTCCGAAGCTTTGTGGATATGATGACAAAAAAACACCGCTTTAAACGTTCTTATGTAGAATCGGTACTAAAAGATGCAAAACTCGATCGCGATACGCTCAATAGATATACGGGCCGCTACAAAGTCGGATCGACCAATGGTTCATGGGAACGCTACAAAGCCCATGTGCTTGATCCGCTTACGCTTCAAAAAGCAAAAAAATTTAAAAAGAAATATGCCAAAATCCTTGCCAGGGCAAGCAAAGAGTATGAGGTGCCCGCAGAGTATATCGTAGGATTTATAGGCGTAGAAAGCAAATTTGGAGAATATACCGGAGATTACCGCACCCTGGATGCGCTTGCCACCCTTGCGTTTCATCCAAACCGCATGAAAACGTTTTTTAAAAATGAGTTTGAGCACCTTTTTTTAATGGCCAGAGAACAAGGGTATGATATCACCCGATTGCAAGGCTCTTTTGCCGGAGCGATGGGATGCGTGCAACAGGTTCCTTCAGTCTATAGAACCTTTGGGATGGATTACAGCAAAGACGGCAAAAAAGACCCGTGGGATTTGAAAGATTGTATCGGTATCATTGCAAGATTTATGCATCAAAACGGCTGGAAAAACGGTCTTCCCGCTGCTGTGGGAACCGATTTTAAAGGGAAACGCTATCGAGGAAAGCTTCAAGCCACTCACAGAAAAACCTATCCCGTCCAAACACTTAAAAACTATGGCATTCATCCCCGAGAAACCTTCCGCGAATCAAGTGCCTATCTGCTCCTCACTTCCAATGCTTCGCATGATGATCTTTGGTTGGGAGGAAGAAATTTTCGCGTACTCACCCGTTACAACAATGCTGCAACTTATGGTATGGCGATCCATCTCATTGCTGAAGCTGTCAAATAG
- a CDS encoding CoA ester lyase, with the protein MLPVHFGTAYKSPFKQPLRRSNMMLNPLNLKHLNRIDEMDADMITLNLEDAIAPSRKKEALYTIGLFLSHMEHSNSFIIVRTNPLGEGGEEEITFLNDFGFDAVRVAKIKNHTQIAQALTLLEPGKELHISLETKEALQNLSTLRIDKRLTTANLGILDLLASLGLPQSLIALENPAIDYILSKFLVDAKTAGIHPVSFMFQDYHDTQTFRAWCEHEKMMGFESKACMGPKQVRIANEVFRIDLNAIKRARHIKEVFEANAAKGINGFMDDKYGFIDEPIYRDSLLILNNI; encoded by the coding sequence ATGCTGCCGGTACACTTTGGCACTGCTTATAAATCACCTTTTAAGCAACCCCTCAGACGCTCAAATATGATGCTAAATCCCCTCAATCTCAAGCATCTCAACCGCATCGACGAAATGGATGCAGATATGATCACGCTCAACCTTGAAGATGCCATCGCTCCAAGCCGCAAAAAAGAGGCGCTTTATACTATTGGGCTTTTTCTCTCACATATGGAGCATTCAAACAGTTTTATCATCGTACGAACCAATCCCTTGGGTGAAGGAGGAGAAGAAGAGATCACCTTTTTAAATGACTTTGGTTTTGATGCAGTGCGCGTAGCCAAAATTAAAAATCATACACAGATCGCTCAGGCGCTTACTCTTCTTGAGCCCGGCAAAGAGCTGCACATCTCTCTTGAGACCAAAGAAGCACTTCAAAACCTTAGTACTCTTCGTATAGACAAACGTCTTACAACAGCCAATTTGGGTATCCTTGATCTGCTGGCTTCCCTGGGATTGCCTCAATCCCTGATTGCCCTGGAAAACCCTGCTATCGACTACATCCTAAGCAAGTTTCTTGTTGATGCCAAAACAGCTGGCATTCATCCTGTTTCGTTCATGTTCCAAGACTATCACGATACCCAAACGTTCAGGGCATGGTGCGAACATGAAAAGATGATGGGCTTTGAAAGCAAAGCATGCATGGGTCCCAAACAAGTCCGGATAGCCAATGAGGTCTTCAGGATAGACCTTAACGCAATAAAACGGGCCAGGCACATCAAAGAAGTTTTTGAAGCCAACGCCGCCAAGGGCATCAACGGTTTTATGGATGACAAATATGGTTTTATCGACGAGCCGATCTACCGAGACAGCCTATTGATACTAAATAATATATAA
- a CDS encoding metal-dependent hydrolase: MLKYLNGYDSQILAKVQMLIEQKRLGEHLLSRYHQNDIHKYTTDKALYDYIQELKTSHLKSSPPIAKVLYDAKIHDLKSALGTHTFITRVQGGKLKAKNEIRISHLFKKVPEAFLRMIVAHELAHLKEKEHNKAFYKLCTHIEPAYHQLEFDVRLYLIHLEHFGKLYES; encoded by the coding sequence ATGCTGAAATATTTAAACGGATACGATAGCCAAATCCTTGCAAAGGTGCAGATGCTCATAGAGCAGAAGCGTTTGGGAGAGCATCTCCTCTCTCGTTATCACCAAAATGATATTCATAAATATACAACCGATAAAGCACTGTATGATTATATCCAAGAACTCAAAACCAGCCATCTAAAAAGTTCTCCTCCGATAGCTAAAGTACTGTATGATGCCAAGATACACGATCTCAAATCGGCCCTGGGAACGCATACATTTATTACAAGGGTGCAAGGCGGCAAACTTAAAGCCAAAAATGAAATACGCATCTCGCATCTCTTTAAAAAGGTGCCGGAAGCGTTTTTACGCATGATCGTTGCGCATGAATTGGCGCATCTTAAAGAAAAAGAACACAACAAAGCATTCTATAAACTTTGCACCCACATAGAGCCCGCATATCATCAGCTTGAATTTGATGTAAGGCTTTATTTGATTCATTTGGAGCATTTTGGAAAGCTTTACGAGTCTTAG